Proteins found in one Nostoc sp. NIES-3756 genomic segment:
- the kdpA gene encoding potassium-transporting ATPase subunit KdpA, with translation MGQGLLQIGLTLCIVIAITPVLGRYIARVFLGERTILDPLMNPIERSIYVISGVRPKDEMNGWQYIRAILYTNLFMGILVYSLIHYQRLLPWNPNALGVPRWDILLHTVISFVTNTDQQHYAGETTLSYFSQVAALGFLMFTSAATGLAVGIAFIRGLTGKKLGNFYIDLTRGITRILLPISVIGAIALVLLGVPQTLGPTLTITTLEGGTQYIARGPVASFEMIKMLGENGGGFFAANSAHPFENPNGATNFIESIAMIAIPAAMIYTYGVFAKNIRQAWLLFWMVFIVFVILVWVAATGELQGNPLVNGTLGIDRPNLEGKEVRFGWAETALWAVMTTATMCGAVNGMHDALMPQGLFATLFNLFLQIIWGGQGTGTAYLFIYLILTVFLTGLMVGRTPEIFGRKIEKREIVLASLILLIHPIVVLIPSAIALAYPFSLAGITNPGYHGISQVVYEYASASANNGSGLEGLGDNSLWWNLSTSVSILVGRYVPIVAMLLLADSMSRKQTVPQTPGTLKTDSLLFTTVTAGIVLILGVLTFFPVLALGPIAEAFKLASGN, from the coding sequence ATGGGACAAGGTTTGTTACAAATTGGCTTAACGCTATGTATTGTCATAGCAATTACCCCCGTCTTGGGTAGATACATAGCGCGTGTGTTCTTGGGAGAAAGAACAATACTTGATCCTTTAATGAACCCCATAGAGCGCAGTATCTACGTAATATCAGGTGTCCGTCCTAAAGATGAAATGAATGGTTGGCAGTATATCCGCGCAATACTGTACACTAACCTATTCATGGGTATTTTAGTATATTCACTGATACATTATCAAAGGTTATTACCTTGGAATCCCAACGCTTTAGGTGTGCCTCGCTGGGATATTCTACTGCATACAGTAATTTCATTTGTTACTAATACTGACCAACAACACTACGCTGGTGAGACAACCCTTAGTTATTTCTCCCAAGTAGCAGCTTTGGGATTTTTGATGTTTACCTCAGCCGCCACAGGTTTAGCAGTAGGTATTGCTTTTATTCGTGGTTTAACAGGTAAAAAGCTAGGGAACTTCTATATTGATCTCACCCGTGGGATCACTAGAATATTATTGCCCATCTCGGTAATTGGTGCGATCGCCTTAGTTTTGTTAGGTGTTCCACAGACATTAGGCCCAACCTTAACTATTACTACCCTAGAGGGTGGAACGCAATACATCGCCAGAGGCCCAGTAGCATCCTTCGAGATGATCAAAATGTTGGGTGAAAACGGCGGCGGTTTTTTCGCTGCTAACTCCGCCCACCCCTTTGAAAACCCCAACGGCGCGACGAACTTCATCGAAAGTATTGCCATGATTGCGATCCCCGCAGCCATGATTTACACATACGGTGTATTTGCCAAAAACATCAGACAGGCTTGGCTGTTGTTTTGGATGGTATTTATTGTATTTGTAATTCTTGTGTGGGTAGCCGCAACTGGTGAACTACAAGGAAATCCTCTGGTTAATGGCACTTTAGGAATAGATAGACCGAATTTAGAAGGTAAGGAAGTACGCTTTGGTTGGGCAGAAACAGCACTATGGGCAGTCATGACAACCGCCACCATGTGCGGCGCAGTCAACGGTATGCACGATGCTTTAATGCCTCAAGGACTATTTGCGACTTTATTTAACTTATTCTTACAAATAATTTGGGGTGGTCAGGGGACTGGGACAGCTTACCTATTCATTTACCTGATTCTCACCGTATTTTTGACAGGATTAATGGTAGGACGTACACCAGAAATCTTTGGACGCAAAATCGAAAAACGCGAAATTGTTCTTGCCAGCTTAATATTACTAATTCACCCCATAGTAGTTTTAATTCCCAGCGCGATCGCCCTAGCTTATCCTTTTTCTCTCGCAGGTATTACTAACCCTGGCTATCACGGCATTTCCCAAGTAGTTTATGAGTACGCCTCAGCCAGTGCTAACAATGGTTCCGGCTTAGAAGGGCTAGGAGACAATAGCCTGTGGTGGAATCTCAGCACCAGCGTCAGCATTCTCGTTGGACGCTACGTTCCCATTGTGGCAATGCTGCTGTTGGCTGATAGTATGTCCCGTAAGCAAACCGTACCCCAAACCCCAGGAACCCTCAAAACTGACTCCCTACTATTTACTACCGTTACCGCCGGTATCGTTTTGATATTGGGAGTCTTAACCTTCTTCCCCGTCCTCGCCTTAGGCCCCATCGCCGAAGCATTTAAACTAGCCTCTGGTAATTAA
- the kdpB gene encoding potassium-transporting ATPase subunit KdpB codes for MNAAPTPRNKPPRSRPSDRRQARKKAKIKTKGIYLRAIRDAFVKLNPKSAIKNPVMFLVWVGTLITLSVTIQPNLFGPTQQKNPQLFNGILTAILFFTVWFANFAEAVAEGRGKAQADALRSTKSETLARQLAPDGTITEVPSTSLKQGDTVYVVAGDIIPADGEVIMGVASVDESAITGESAPVLKESGSDIASSVTGGTRIISDELIVRVTADPGKGFIDRMIALVEGAERSKTPNEIALTVLLAVLSLVFLFVVATLPIFAYYADTPVNVPILIALLVALIPTTIGGLLSAIGIAGMDRVAQFNVIATSGRAVEACGDVNTLVLDKTGTITLGNRLAEDFIPINGHSIEELASVAWAASVFDDTPEGKSIVRLAEKLGVRYDLDTNLAQGVEFSAKTRMSGTNLPGGREARKGAVGAIKGFVRSRNGGTTPELDTAYERVSQQGGTPLAVCLDNEIYGVIYLKDIVKSGIRERFDQLRRMGVRTIMLTGDNRITASVIAQEAGVDDFIAEATPEDKISVIQREQAQGKLVAMTGDGTNDAPALAQANVGVAMNTGTQAAKEAANMVDLDSDPTKLIDIVGIGKQLLITRGALTTFSIANDIAKYFAIIPVIFASANLQSLNVMNLTSTNSAILSALIYNALIIPALIPLALKGVQFRPLTANQLLQRNILIYGLGGVIAPFIAIKLIDVLITLVGLA; via the coding sequence ATGAACGCTGCACCTACCCCAAGAAATAAACCTCCCCGTTCTCGCCCAAGCGATCGCCGTCAGGCACGCAAGAAAGCTAAAATCAAGACCAAAGGTATTTACCTACGGGCAATTAGGGATGCTTTTGTTAAACTCAATCCCAAATCTGCCATTAAAAATCCTGTGATGTTTTTGGTGTGGGTGGGAACGCTCATCACTTTATCAGTCACAATTCAACCCAACTTATTCGGCCCCACTCAGCAGAAAAATCCGCAACTTTTCAACGGCATCTTAACAGCGATTTTGTTCTTTACCGTTTGGTTTGCTAACTTTGCCGAAGCTGTAGCCGAGGGTAGAGGTAAAGCCCAAGCAGATGCTTTGCGCTCAACCAAATCTGAAACCCTCGCCAGACAACTTGCACCTGATGGCACAATTACAGAAGTCCCTTCTACTAGTCTCAAACAAGGTGACACTGTATATGTAGTTGCTGGTGACATCATTCCCGCCGATGGGGAAGTAATTATGGGTGTCGCCTCAGTCGATGAATCGGCAATTACTGGAGAATCAGCCCCAGTCCTTAAAGAATCAGGTTCAGATATTGCCAGTTCGGTTACTGGGGGTACGCGGATTATTTCCGATGAATTAATTGTCAGAGTAACGGCTGATCCCGGTAAAGGTTTTATTGACCGGATGATTGCTTTAGTAGAAGGTGCAGAACGCAGCAAAACACCAAATGAAATTGCTTTAACGGTATTGCTTGCTGTTTTGAGCTTGGTATTTTTGTTTGTTGTCGCCACCTTACCCATATTTGCCTACTATGCTGATACTCCAGTCAATGTGCCAATTTTGATTGCTCTGTTAGTTGCATTGATCCCCACCACCATCGGCGGCTTACTTAGTGCGATCGGTATTGCTGGTATGGATAGAGTCGCCCAATTCAACGTCATTGCTACCTCAGGACGGGCTGTGGAAGCTTGCGGTGATGTGAACACTCTAGTATTAGATAAAACTGGTACTATCACCTTGGGTAATCGCTTGGCAGAGGATTTTATCCCTATAAACGGTCATTCCATCGAAGAATTAGCCAGTGTTGCTTGGGCTGCAAGTGTCTTTGACGATACACCAGAAGGTAAATCAATTGTCCGTCTAGCTGAGAAATTGGGTGTTAGGTATGACCTTGATACTAACCTAGCCCAAGGCGTAGAGTTTTCTGCTAAAACACGCATGAGTGGGACTAACCTACCGGGTGGACGGGAAGCGAGGAAGGGAGCAGTTGGAGCAATTAAGGGATTTGTGCGTTCTCGCAATGGAGGAACTACCCCAGAATTAGATACAGCCTATGAGCGAGTTTCTCAGCAGGGAGGTACACCCCTAGCAGTCTGCTTAGATAACGAAATCTACGGTGTTATCTACCTCAAAGACATTGTGAAATCAGGTATTCGAGAGCGCTTTGACCAGCTGCGGCGTATGGGGGTACGTACCATAATGCTCACTGGTGACAACCGCATCACAGCCTCTGTCATTGCCCAAGAAGCTGGAGTTGATGATTTCATTGCCGAAGCCACCCCGGAAGATAAAATCAGCGTCATTCAACGAGAACAAGCCCAAGGCAAACTTGTAGCCATGACAGGAGACGGAACCAACGACGCACCAGCCTTAGCCCAGGCGAATGTCGGTGTAGCCATGAATACAGGAACTCAAGCAGCTAAAGAAGCCGCCAATATGGTTGATTTGGACTCAGATCCGACAAAATTGATTGATATTGTCGGTATTGGTAAGCAATTGCTGATTACGCGGGGAGCATTAACCACATTTTCCATCGCTAACGATATTGCTAAATACTTTGCAATTATCCCCGTCATCTTTGCATCAGCTAATCTGCAAAGTCTCAATGTGATGAATTTGACCAGTACCAATTCTGCCATATTATCAGCGTTAATTTACAACGCTCTAATTATTCCCGCTCTCATACCCTTAGCTTTGAAAGGTGTACAGTTTCGACCTCTTACAGCTAATCAGTTACTGCAACGCAACATTTTAATCTATGGCTTAGGTGGAGTTATTGCCCCATTTATCGCCATTAAATTGATAGATGTGTTAATTACCCTCGTTGGGTTGGCCTGA
- a CDS encoding potassium-transporting ATPase subunit F, whose amino-acid sequence MRKQHLLLAIAIIFGVHLLIHPVAYAVTSITVNQTSAWAFRVLAIVLTALIIYLFTVIFQPERF is encoded by the coding sequence ATGCGTAAACAACATCTATTATTAGCGATCGCCATTATTTTCGGTGTGCATCTGCTCATCCATCCAGTAGCTTATGCTGTTACTAGCATTACTGTAAATCAAACCTCTGCTTGGGCTTTTCGTGTATTGGCAATAGTACTAACTGCACTTATTATTTACTTATTTACCGTCATTTTTCAGCCAGAACGCTTTTAA
- the kdpC gene encoding K(+)-transporting ATPase subunit C, whose protein sequence is MSLIRELLKAIRITLLFWLITAIIYPLAILVVGQGLFPYQANGSIMQNIEAEPIGSALIGQVFASEKYFHSRPSATRYSQGRKARPTGISGGSNLAPSNPALLNRIVEEANQLRDENIQPVEDLIYSSGSGLDPHISVQAARQQIETVARARSVQPDEILRLINKYTDGRFLWIFGEPGVNVLRLNYALDLQDINNQQNR, encoded by the coding sequence ATGTCCCTGATTCGAGAACTTTTAAAAGCAATTCGTATTACTCTACTATTTTGGTTAATCACAGCCATTATTTATCCTCTCGCTATTTTAGTAGTTGGTCAAGGATTATTCCCTTATCAAGCTAACGGTAGCATCATGCAAAATATAGAAGCAGAACCAATTGGTTCCGCTTTAATTGGTCAAGTATTCGCTTCCGAAAAATATTTCCATAGCCGTCCCAGTGCAACAAGATATAGTCAAGGTAGGAAAGCAAGACCAACTGGTATATCTGGTGGTAGTAATTTAGCTCCTAGTAACCCAGCACTACTAAACCGCATTGTGGAAGAAGCAAATCAACTACGCGATGAAAATATTCAACCCGTTGAAGATTTAATATATAGTTCTGGTTCAGGCTTAGACCCCCATATTTCTGTGCAAGCAGCAAGGCAACAAATAGAGACAGTAGCACGCGCCCGTAGTGTCCAGCCAGATGAAATTCTGCGTTTAATTAATAAGTACACAGATGGGAGATTTTTATGGATTTTTGGCGAACCAGGAGTCAATGTTCTACGGTTAAATTATGCTCTCGATTTACAAGATATTAACAATCAGCAAAATCGATAA
- a CDS encoding universal stress protein has product MNYELRITNYELKKGKHKIFIGMAPGVGKTYRMLEEAHALKQEGIDVVIGLLETHGRKETADKAEGLEIVPRQQIIRGGLTLTEMDTDAIIKRSPQLVLVDELAHTNVPGSPREKRYEDVEVILAAGIDVYSTMNVQHLESLNDIVARITGVVVRERVADRILDDADEIVVIDVTPETLQERLIEGKIYAQPKIQQALDNFFQRRNLIALRELALREVADNVEEEAIATTPNGQFCNIHERVLVCVSTYPNSVQLLRRGARIANYMNAPLCVLFVANPERFLTKEESLHIDTCEKLCKEFDGTFIRETNNNVAQAIAQVAEKYRITQIVIGESHHSRWQMFLKGSLTQTLVRLLKNIDIHIIASEKVSASKR; this is encoded by the coding sequence ATGAATTACGAATTACGAATTACGAATTACGAATTAAAAAAGGGTAAGCATAAAATATTTATTGGTATGGCTCCAGGTGTAGGTAAAACTTACCGGATGCTAGAAGAAGCACATGCACTCAAACAAGAAGGAATTGATGTTGTTATTGGGCTTTTAGAAACCCACGGACGTAAGGAAACAGCCGATAAAGCTGAAGGTTTAGAAATTGTACCCCGTCAGCAAATCATCAGAGGTGGACTAACGTTAACTGAAATGGATACAGACGCTATTATCAAGCGATCGCCTCAGTTAGTGTTAGTCGATGAACTCGCCCATACTAACGTTCCTGGTTCGCCACGGGAAAAACGCTATGAAGATGTGGAAGTCATCTTAGCCGCCGGGATTGATGTCTATTCCACAATGAATGTGCAGCATTTGGAAAGTCTCAATGATATAGTAGCCAGAATTACTGGTGTGGTTGTCAGGGAGCGTGTAGCCGATAGGATTCTTGATGATGCAGATGAGATAGTAGTAATAGATGTTACACCTGAAACCCTGCAAGAACGGTTAATAGAAGGGAAGATTTACGCACAGCCGAAAATTCAACAAGCTCTAGATAACTTTTTCCAACGCCGGAATTTAATCGCTTTGCGGGAATTGGCTTTACGTGAAGTAGCAGACAACGTAGAAGAAGAAGCGATCGCCACTACCCCCAATGGACAATTTTGCAACATTCACGAACGGGTTTTAGTCTGTGTATCTACTTATCCCAACTCAGTACAACTGTTACGCCGGGGTGCAAGAATAGCCAACTACATGAATGCACCCTTATGTGTATTATTCGTTGCCAATCCTGAACGCTTCCTGACTAAAGAAGAAAGCTTACACATCGACACTTGTGAGAAATTGTGTAAAGAATTTGACGGTACTTTTATTCGAGAGACTAATAATAATGTAGCGCAGGCGATCGCTCAAGTTGCAGAAAAATACCGCATCACGCAAATAGTCATCGGCGAAAGTCACCATTCTCGTTGGCAAATGTTCCTCAAAGGTTCTTTAACGCAAACATTAGTCCGCTTACTAAAAAACATTGATATACACATCATAGCCAGCGAAAAAGTTTCTGCATCCAAACGCTGA
- a CDS encoding type II toxin-antitoxin system RelE/ParE family toxin, with the protein MNRYVINILASQDLNEIADYFAQNSLEAGEHFFREFNRKCQQLVKFPNSGKSYAEIRYDLRGLPLEGYIIFYRLLDDGIEILRVVSGRRNLLSIFNQPE; encoded by the coding sequence ATGAATCGCTACGTTATCAACATTCTTGCTAGTCAAGACCTCAATGAAATTGCTGATTACTTCGCACAAAACAGCCTGGAAGCAGGTGAACACTTTTTTCGAGAATTTAACCGTAAATGTCAACAACTTGTTAAATTTCCTAACAGTGGTAAAAGTTATGCAGAAATCCGCTATGACTTGCGAGGCTTACCGCTTGAAGGCTACATCATTTTTTATAGACTATTGGATGATGGAATCGAAATTTTACGAGTAGTGAGTGGTCGTCGTAACCTTCTATCTATTTTCAATCAGCCTGAATAA
- a CDS encoding ribbon-helix-helix domain-containing protein, with protein sequence MSISLTPNQERLIQEKLQTGKYNSVEEVLEIALRLLDEYDRTEAEWVKDVREKIDAAIAVSEHTAPIDGETFVNQILERFEQQRQAEK encoded by the coding sequence ATGAGCATTAGTCTTACTCCTAACCAAGAACGCTTGATCCAGGAAAAACTTCAAACAGGAAAATATAATTCTGTAGAGGAAGTGTTAGAAATCGCTCTACGTTTGTTAGATGAGTATGATCGTACTGAGGCTGAATGGGTGAAGGATGTGCGAGAAAAAATTGATGCAGCGATCGCAGTTTCCGAACACACAGCACCCATCGACGGCGAAACCTTTGTCAATCAAATTCTAGAGCGGTTTGAGCAACAACGTCAGGCAGAAAAATGA
- a CDS encoding Uma2 family endonuclease codes for MVALPDSIFMSAQEYLLWEPAQEERYEYWDGEVVAMVGGTRNHNRVSGNFFKLLDDALADRPCEVYIVDVKVQVEPGQKYFYPDVVVTCDERDNDPLLIQFPSLIIEVLSPSTEAVDRGKKFAAYRRSQTLQEYVLVQVAQPGVEVFRRNEQGKWVLSDYNLEDKLRLESVNVEIAIADLYRQVEFEAEATENE; via the coding sequence ATGGTTGCTTTACCCGATAGCATTTTCATGAGCGCTCAGGAATATTTACTTTGGGAACCAGCGCAAGAGGAACGCTACGAATATTGGGATGGTGAAGTAGTCGCAATGGTTGGTGGTACGCGCAACCATAATCGGGTTTCTGGAAATTTCTTCAAACTATTAGATGATGCCTTAGCCGATCGCCCCTGTGAAGTGTACATTGTAGATGTGAAGGTGCAGGTGGAACCAGGACAGAAGTATTTTTATCCTGATGTGGTGGTTACTTGCGACGAACGCGATAATGATCCGCTATTAATACAATTTCCCAGCTTAATTATTGAAGTGCTATCACCTTCAACGGAAGCAGTTGATCGCGGGAAAAAGTTTGCTGCATACCGTCGTTCTCAAACTTTGCAAGAATATGTATTAGTCCAAGTAGCACAACCAGGTGTGGAAGTATTTCGGCGCAATGAACAGGGAAAATGGGTATTGTCCGATTATAATCTAGAGGACAAATTGCGACTTGAATCGGTGAATGTGGAAATTGCGATCGCTGATTTATACCGACAAGTTGAGTTTGAAGCCGAAGCAACCGAAAATGAATAG
- the bioU gene encoding (S)-8-amino-7-oxononanoate synthase BioU, whose protein sequence is MSTANIAPVIRVGVLGFGGLGQAAAKVLAGKREMTLVAVADQKGYAYAAGGLNFKDCIATYQSQGSVGYLEPIGNLTNNSIQDLIDSTQPVDGYFLALPNLPNDFIPSVARQFIQSGWRGVLVDAIKRTSAVEQLIAMKEELQAAGITYMTGCGATPGLLTAAAALAAQSYAEIHKVEITFGVGIANWEAYRATVREDIGHMPGYTVEAARAMTDAEVEALLDKTNGVLTLENMEHADDVMLELAGIVERDRVTVGGVVDTRNPKKPLSTNVKVTGRTFEGKISTHTFTLGDETSMAANVCGPAFGYLKAGAQLHQRGIYGIFTAAEIMPQFVK, encoded by the coding sequence ATGAGTACAGCAAATATTGCGCCAGTTATACGTGTGGGAGTTCTAGGTTTCGGTGGACTCGGACAAGCAGCCGCCAAGGTACTTGCAGGTAAACGGGAAATGACTCTAGTAGCAGTGGCAGACCAAAAAGGCTATGCTTATGCTGCTGGTGGTTTAAATTTTAAAGATTGCATTGCTACCTATCAGTCTCAAGGTTCAGTAGGTTATTTAGAACCTATCGGCAATTTAACCAACAACAGTATTCAAGATTTAATCGACAGCACCCAACCTGTAGACGGCTATTTTCTGGCTTTACCCAACCTACCCAACGATTTTATTCCTTCTGTAGCACGGCAGTTTATTCAATCTGGTTGGCGCGGTGTGCTGGTAGATGCAATTAAGCGTACCAGTGCGGTAGAACAGCTAATTGCTATGAAAGAAGAATTGCAAGCGGCTGGTATTACCTATATGACAGGATGTGGTGCAACCCCCGGACTGTTAACAGCAGCCGCCGCCTTAGCCGCCCAAAGTTACGCCGAAATTCATAAAGTAGAGATTACTTTTGGTGTAGGTATTGCCAATTGGGAAGCTTATCGTGCCACTGTCCGTGAAGATATCGGACATATGCCCGGTTACACAGTCGAAGCAGCCAGGGCAATGACTGATGCAGAAGTAGAAGCATTACTAGACAAAACTAACGGCGTGTTGACCTTAGAAAATATGGAACATGCCGATGATGTAATGTTAGAGTTAGCCGGAATAGTAGAGCGCGATCGCGTGACTGTTGGTGGTGTAGTTGATACCCGTAATCCTAAAAAACCCCTCAGCACCAATGTAAAAGTCACAGGGCGCACCTTTGAAGGCAAAATTTCTACCCACACCTTTACATTAGGAGATGAAACCAGCATGGCAGCCAATGTTTGTGGTCCTGCTTTTGGTTATCTCAAAGCTGGCGCACAGTTACACCAACGCGGTATCTATGGCATATTTACGGCGGCGGAAATTATGCCTCAGTTTGTCAAATAA
- the namA gene encoding NADPH dehydrogenase NamA, which produces MTHLFEPLRIREVTFRNRIAVSPMCQYSSTNGFANDWHLVHLASRAVGGAGLVISEAAAVEPRGRISPQDLGIWSDAHIEALARTVGLIHNFGAVAGIQLAHAGRKASTAKPSKGGKVLDESQEGWRPVVSSSAIAFSKESPVPEALSIEGIQQVVQAFVQAAKRSLQAGFKVIEIHAAHGYLLHQFLSPLVNQRQDDYGGSFENRTRILREVVEAVREVWPESYPLFVRLSATDWVDKGWDIEQSIAISDKLKSLGVDLIDCSSGGAIPGINVPVKPGYQTQFAERIRQEANIATGAVGLITTPEQADQIIRSGAADIVLLGRELLRNPYWPHLAAKQLGHEKHWPVQYDRAWL; this is translated from the coding sequence ATGACACACCTATTTGAACCATTGAGGATTCGTGAAGTAACTTTTCGCAACCGCATCGCTGTGTCACCGATGTGTCAATATTCCAGTACTAATGGCTTTGCCAATGATTGGCACTTGGTTCATTTAGCTTCTCGCGCTGTGGGTGGGGCGGGTTTAGTGATCTCAGAGGCGGCGGCTGTGGAACCTCGCGGACGCATCAGCCCCCAAGATTTAGGAATTTGGTCAGATGCACACATAGAAGCGTTGGCGAGAACCGTCGGGTTGATTCATAACTTTGGTGCAGTGGCAGGTATACAATTAGCCCACGCTGGGAGAAAAGCCAGCACCGCCAAACCTAGTAAGGGGGGAAAAGTTTTAGATGAGTCTCAGGAGGGGTGGAGACCTGTAGTATCTAGTAGTGCGATCGCTTTTAGTAAAGAAAGCCCAGTACCCGAAGCCCTGAGTATAGAAGGTATCCAACAAGTTGTTCAAGCTTTCGTACAAGCCGCCAAACGTTCTTTGCAAGCTGGGTTTAAAGTGATAGAAATTCATGCAGCCCACGGCTATTTGCTACATCAATTCCTTTCCCCCTTGGTTAACCAACGCCAAGACGATTACGGTGGTAGCTTTGAAAACCGTACCCGCATACTACGAGAAGTAGTTGAGGCAGTACGTGAGGTATGGCCAGAGTCTTATCCTTTATTTGTCCGCCTCTCTGCAACCGACTGGGTAGATAAGGGTTGGGATATTGAACAAAGTATTGCTATTAGTGACAAACTCAAATCATTAGGCGTAGATTTAATAGATTGTTCTTCCGGTGGGGCGATACCGGGTATTAATGTGCCTGTAAAACCCGGATATCAAACTCAGTTCGCTGAACGTATTCGCCAAGAAGCTAATATTGCTACAGGTGCAGTAGGTTTAATTACGACCCCAGAACAAGCCGACCAAATTATTCGTAGTGGTGCTGCTGATATAGTTCTGTTAGGGCGCGAACTCCTCCGCAACCCCTACTGGCCTCACCTAGCAGCCAAACAACTAGGTCATGAGAAACATTGGCCAGTTCAATATGATAGGGCTTGGTTGTAA
- a CDS encoding MFS transporter produces the protein MDFQEQTALTTANNSFSKRSTVLILAIACGLAIANVYYNQPLLGHIGRSLEIPVKQVGFIPFLTQMGYATGLLLLVPLGDRMERRNLITTMLLLLSCTLVAEATSPNLIWLSIASFALGFCSIVAHLVLPLVAYMTAPEQRGKVIGTLLSGMILSVLLARTVSGAISEHFGWRSVYAIAAGVMIILALIVRKEIPVNKPSSTLSYQQLMASLVDLFRQQPVLREASFNIALIFAAFNIFWASLIFLLESPVYNFNAQVAGLFGLAGIIGAITTPLVGRLTDERGPRMLVGIAVSLALSAFVILWLAGTHLMGLVVGVIILDLGMHTGYISNQIRVYNLVPNAESRLNTVYMVINYSGGALGSFMGTYVWGLWHWNGVCALGFSLLTIAALIHFNTRQRKLIQNP, from the coding sequence ATGGATTTTCAAGAGCAAACAGCTCTGACTACTGCCAATAACAGCTTTAGTAAGCGTAGTACAGTTTTAATATTAGCGATCGCCTGTGGATTAGCGATCGCTAATGTTTACTACAACCAACCATTACTAGGACACATCGGACGTAGCTTAGAAATTCCGGTCAAACAAGTAGGATTTATTCCTTTCTTAACTCAAATGGGCTATGCAACAGGCTTGCTTTTGCTAGTTCCCTTGGGCGATAGAATGGAACGCCGCAATTTAATCACTACAATGCTATTGTTGCTGTCCTGCACTTTAGTAGCCGAAGCCACATCTCCTAATTTGATTTGGTTATCTATAGCTAGTTTTGCGTTAGGTTTTTGTAGTATTGTGGCGCATTTAGTGTTGCCCTTAGTTGCATACATGACAGCCCCAGAACAAAGGGGTAAAGTAATTGGTACATTATTAAGTGGGATGATTCTTAGTGTCCTGTTAGCGAGGACTGTCAGTGGGGCAATTAGCGAACATTTTGGTTGGCGGAGTGTATATGCGATCGCCGCAGGTGTGATGATCATCTTAGCTTTAATAGTTAGAAAAGAAATACCTGTAAATAAGCCTTCATCTACACTCTCTTATCAGCAACTAATGGCGAGTCTTGTAGACTTATTTCGTCAGCAACCTGTACTGCGAGAAGCTTCATTTAATATTGCCCTAATTTTTGCCGCCTTTAATATCTTTTGGGCTAGTTTAATATTTCTATTAGAGTCACCTGTTTATAATTTCAATGCTCAAGTTGCAGGCCTATTTGGTTTAGCTGGTATCATTGGTGCTATCACCACCCCTCTTGTCGGCAGATTAACAGACGAGCGTGGGCCAAGGATGTTAGTAGGAATAGCTGTGTCCCTTGCCTTATCGGCGTTTGTCATCCTTTGGTTAGCGGGAACTCATTTAATGGGTCTAGTAGTAGGAGTGATTATTCTAGACTTGGGGATGCACACTGGCTATATCTCCAACCAAATTCGCGTTTATAACTTAGTACCAAATGCCGAAAGCCGTTTAAACACAGTTTATATGGTCATCAATTATAGTGGCGGCGCACTAGGTTCTTTTATGGGTACTTATGTTTGGGGTTTATGGCACTGGAACGGTGTTTGTGCATTGGGATTCAGCCTCTTAACTATCGCTGCACTAATTCACTTTAATACACGCCAAAGAAAACTAATTCAAAACCCTTAA